One window of Streptomyces sp. SUK 48 genomic DNA carries:
- a CDS encoding PLP-dependent transferase, whose product MDTATTGAYDDVRPAPRALATEAVHAGRDDLARQGLHAPPIDLSTTYPSYDSRGEAARIDAFATDGADPVGPPVYGRLGNPTVARFETALARLEGTESAVAFASGMAALSAVLLARSAMGLRHVVAVRPLYGCSDHLLTAGLLGTEVTWTDPAGVTDALRPDTGLVMVESPANPTLAELDLRAVAHACGSVPLLVDNTFATPVLQRPAEQGARLVLHSATKYLGGHGDVLAGVVACDEELAGRLRQIRFATGGVLHPLAGYLLLRGLSTLPVRVRAASASAAELVRRLASDPRVSRVHYPRIGGAMIAFEVEGDPHELISRVRLVTPAVSLGSVDTLIQHPASISHRIVDADDRRGAGVGDKLLRLSVGLEDVDDLWADLDQALGEPARVPVGAAEAAG is encoded by the coding sequence ATGGACACAGCGACCACGGGTGCCTACGACGACGTACGCCCCGCACCGAGAGCCCTCGCCACCGAGGCCGTGCACGCCGGCCGCGACGATCTCGCCCGCCAGGGACTGCACGCCCCGCCGATCGACCTGTCCACGACCTACCCCTCCTACGACAGCCGGGGCGAGGCCGCGCGCATCGACGCCTTCGCCACCGACGGCGCCGACCCGGTGGGGCCGCCCGTCTACGGCCGGCTCGGCAACCCGACCGTCGCCCGCTTCGAGACCGCGCTGGCCCGCCTGGAGGGCACCGAGTCCGCCGTCGCGTTCGCCAGCGGCATGGCCGCCCTCAGCGCGGTCCTGCTGGCCCGCTCCGCCATGGGCCTGCGCCATGTCGTCGCGGTACGGCCGCTCTACGGGTGCAGCGACCACCTCCTCACCGCCGGGCTGCTCGGCACCGAGGTCACCTGGACCGACCCGGCCGGCGTCACCGACGCGCTGCGCCCGGACACCGGCCTGGTGATGGTCGAGTCCCCGGCCAACCCGACCCTCGCCGAGCTGGATCTGCGGGCCGTCGCGCACGCCTGCGGTTCGGTGCCGCTGCTGGTCGACAACACCTTCGCCACCCCGGTGCTCCAGCGCCCGGCCGAGCAGGGCGCGCGGCTGGTGCTGCACAGCGCGACCAAGTACCTCGGCGGGCACGGGGACGTCCTGGCCGGGGTCGTGGCCTGCGACGAGGAGCTGGCCGGCCGGCTGCGCCAGATCCGCTTCGCCACCGGCGGCGTCCTGCACCCGCTGGCCGGCTACCTCCTGCTGCGCGGTCTGTCCACCCTGCCGGTCCGGGTCCGGGCGGCCTCCGCGAGCGCCGCGGAACTGGTCCGCCGCCTCGCCTCGGACCCCCGGGTGTCCCGCGTCCACTACCCGCGCATCGGCGGCGCGATGATCGCCTTCGAGGTGGAGGGAGACCCGCACGAGCTGATCTCCCGGGTACGGCTGGTCACCCCCGCGGTGAGCCTGGGCAGCGTGGACACCCTGATCCAGCACCCCGCGTCCATCAGCCACCGCATCGTGGACGCCGACGACCGCCGGGGCGCGGGGGTCGGCGACAAGCTGCTGCGGCTCTCGGTGGGGCTGGAGGACGTGGACGACCTCTGGGCCGACCTGGACCAGGCTCTCGGCGAGCCGGCCCGGGTGCCGGTCGGGGCGGCGGAGGCGGCGGGCTGA
- a CDS encoding GntR family transcriptional regulator: MGTTQLDSVQEPKYWHLRTVLSEALDSEFSVGEILPNERDLAARFGVARATLRQALEQLELEGRLQRRRGVGTTVAPPRVGVAVGGEQHAWPGAAGDAWQAVDCVHEIPAAAVAAALETGADEPVHTVRRSRMSGGQLVATELLHIPAASVPGLTAIDAPSGAARARAVLRELHHLDLEGQDRAVELGSARADDARDLDRLPGSPVLVVTTRFTARGRTAALSVATYRADTCRLTFGDSAGVEIHHDPAQRAS; this comes from the coding sequence GTGGGGACCACGCAGCTGGATTCGGTGCAGGAACCGAAGTACTGGCATCTCAGGACCGTGCTCAGCGAGGCGCTCGACTCCGAGTTCTCGGTCGGCGAGATCCTGCCCAATGAGCGCGATCTGGCCGCCCGCTTCGGCGTGGCCCGCGCGACGCTCCGCCAGGCCCTCGAACAGCTGGAGCTGGAGGGCCGGTTGCAGCGCCGCCGGGGTGTCGGCACCACCGTCGCGCCGCCGCGCGTGGGCGTGGCCGTCGGCGGCGAGCAGCACGCCTGGCCCGGCGCCGCCGGGGACGCCTGGCAGGCTGTCGACTGCGTCCATGAGATCCCGGCCGCGGCCGTCGCCGCGGCCCTGGAGACCGGCGCGGACGAGCCCGTGCACACCGTGCGCCGCTCCCGGATGTCGGGCGGCCAGCTGGTCGCCACCGAGCTGTTGCACATCCCGGCCGCCTCGGTGCCCGGCCTCACCGCGATCGACGCGCCCTCCGGCGCGGCCCGCGCGCGTGCGGTGCTGCGGGAGCTGCACCATCTGGACCTGGAGGGCCAGGACCGCGCCGTCGAACTGGGCTCGGCCCGCGCCGACGACGCCCGGGACCTGGACCGGCTCCCCGGCTCGCCCGTCCTGGTCGTCACCACCCGCTTCACCGCGCGGGGCCGCACCGCCGCCCTCTCGGTGGCGACCTACCGCGCCGACACCTGCCGGCTGACCTTCGGCGACAGCGCGGGCGTGGAGATCCACCACGACCCAGCCCAGCGCGCCTCCTGA
- a CDS encoding Lrp/AsnC family transcriptional regulator, whose amino-acid sequence MSDSVVLDPVDLQLLRLLQNDARITYRDLAAQVGVAPSTCLDRVTRLRRCGVILGHRLRLDPAKLGRGLQALLSVQVRPHRRELVGPFVERVRALPEARSVFHLTGPDDYLVQVAVADMADLQRLVLDEFTAHREVARVETRLIFQQWECGPLLPPGHADS is encoded by the coding sequence ATGTCCGATTCTGTCGTACTGGATCCGGTGGATCTCCAGCTGCTGCGGCTGTTGCAGAACGACGCCCGGATCACCTACCGCGATCTCGCCGCCCAGGTCGGGGTGGCGCCGTCCACCTGTCTCGACCGGGTGACCCGGCTGCGCCGCTGCGGCGTGATCCTCGGTCACCGGCTGCGACTGGATCCGGCCAAGCTCGGCCGCGGTCTGCAGGCGCTGCTCTCGGTGCAGGTCAGGCCGCACCGCAGGGAGCTGGTGGGGCCGTTCGTGGAGCGGGTGCGCGCGCTGCCGGAGGCCCGCTCGGTCTTCCATCTGACCGGTCCCGACGACTATCTGGTGCAGGTGGCCGTCGCGGACATGGCCGACCTCCAGCGGCTGGTCCTGGACGAGTTCACGGCGCACCGCGAAGTCGCCCGGGTGGAGACCCGGTTGATATTCCAGCAGTGGGAGTGCGGGCCGCTGCTGCCGCCCGGCCACGCCGACAGCTGA
- a CDS encoding GNAT family N-acetyltransferase: protein MSDVTRARDGRPVHHWRRDLVELAALFTAVAVADGVANLIGHGPDGPALLMISALALAATAGFHTWWARRHGHAPPPPPAGDTGARQAAPARSAGPGDGADGASGTSTLWRMRTTVRDAPGSLAALCTALAGHRVDILSLQTHPLADGTVDEFLLRAPGALSSAELTRAVAAAGGTSTYIERADAHDLVDAPTRVLGLATRTALDAAELPLALRQLLGRCTIRSLPGRGRDRESVPAEGVLEETVMRLRAPEGGVLSVERPYLPFTPTEFARARALVELDARLGPRIPDGQDLLTLPEGDDIAVRRIDTGELAAAKAMHERCSARTLTLRYHGPVGDADRYLHHLLSPRFGRTLAAQTSSGRIVGLGHLLWDGDETEIALLIEDDWQRRGVGAELLRRLVGMAREARCDSVYAVTQASNTGMVAAMRGLGLPLDYQVEEGTLVITARLTAEPSPRPAYGTAHRD from the coding sequence ATGTCTGATGTGACCCGCGCCCGGGACGGCCGGCCCGTGCACCACTGGCGGCGGGACCTCGTGGAACTGGCCGCGCTCTTCACCGCCGTCGCCGTCGCCGACGGGGTGGCGAACCTGATCGGGCACGGCCCCGACGGCCCGGCCCTGCTGATGATCTCGGCGCTCGCGCTGGCCGCGACGGCGGGCTTCCACACCTGGTGGGCGCGGCGCCACGGCCATGCACCGCCCCCGCCCCCGGCCGGTGATACCGGCGCCCGGCAGGCCGCCCCCGCGCGGTCGGCCGGGCCCGGCGACGGCGCCGACGGGGCGAGCGGGACCAGCACGCTGTGGCGGATGCGGACGACGGTGAGGGACGCGCCCGGTTCGCTGGCCGCGCTGTGCACGGCGCTGGCCGGGCACCGGGTGGACATCCTGAGCCTGCAGACGCATCCGCTGGCCGACGGCACCGTGGACGAGTTCCTGCTGCGGGCGCCCGGGGCGCTGAGTTCGGCGGAGCTGACCCGGGCGGTCGCGGCGGCCGGGGGCACGTCCACGTACATCGAGCGGGCCGACGCCCACGATCTGGTCGACGCCCCGACGCGGGTGCTGGGCCTGGCCACCCGTACGGCACTGGACGCGGCGGAACTGCCGCTGGCGCTGCGGCAGTTGCTCGGCCGGTGCACGATCCGCTCGCTGCCCGGCCGGGGCCGTGACCGGGAATCGGTCCCGGCGGAAGGGGTGTTGGAGGAGACGGTCATGCGGCTGCGGGCGCCGGAGGGCGGCGTGCTGAGCGTGGAGCGGCCGTATCTGCCGTTCACGCCCACCGAGTTCGCGCGGGCGCGGGCGCTGGTGGAGCTGGACGCCCGGCTCGGCCCGCGCATCCCGGACGGCCAGGACCTGCTGACGCTGCCCGAGGGCGACGACATCGCCGTACGGCGGATCGACACCGGTGAGCTGGCGGCGGCGAAGGCGATGCACGAGCGCTGCTCGGCCCGCACGCTGACGCTGCGCTACCACGGTCCCGTCGGCGACGCCGACCGCTACCTCCACCACCTCCTGAGCCCCCGCTTCGGGCGGACGCTCGCCGCGCAGACGTCCTCCGGGCGGATCGTCGGTCTCGGGCATCTGCTGTGGGACGGCGACGAGACGGAGATCGCGCTGCTGATCGAGGACGACTGGCAGCGGCGGGGCGTCGGCGCGGAGCTGCTGCGGCGGCTGGTGGGGATGGCCCGGGAGGCCCGCTGCGACAGCGTGTACGCGGTGACGCAGGCGTCCAACACCGGGATGGTCGCGGCGATGCGGGGCCTCGGGCTGCCGCTAGACTACCAGGTGGAGGAGGGCACGCTGGTGATCACCGCGCGGCTGACCGCGGAGCCCTCGCCGCGCCCGGCGTACGGCACGGCCCACCGGGACTGA
- a CDS encoding alpha/beta fold hydrolase, whose product MSATASFTVPAPRGPEDVTVSYARVGRGEPLVLLHGIGHHRQAWDPVVDILATEREVIAVDLPGFGASPALPPGLAYDLPTTNAVLAALFEALELDRPHIAGNSLGGLLALELGREKLVRSVTALSPAGFWTEAERRYAFATLLTMRGIAQRLPVPLVERLSRTAAGRTALMSTIYARPARRDPAAVVAETRALVEATGFTATLRSGNTVRFTDPLPGVPVTVAWGSRDRLLLRRQGVRAKRTIPHARLIRLPGCGHCPMSDDPALVARVILDGSREDAPRAD is encoded by the coding sequence ATGTCCGCCACCGCCTCCTTCACCGTCCCGGCCCCGCGCGGCCCCGAGGACGTGACCGTGTCCTACGCGCGCGTGGGCCGCGGCGAGCCGCTGGTCCTGCTGCACGGCATCGGGCACCACCGGCAGGCGTGGGACCCGGTGGTGGACATCCTCGCCACCGAGCGCGAGGTGATCGCGGTCGACCTGCCCGGCTTCGGCGCGTCCCCGGCACTGCCGCCCGGCCTCGCCTACGACCTGCCCACGACCAACGCCGTACTGGCCGCCCTGTTCGAGGCGCTGGAGCTGGACCGCCCGCACATCGCGGGCAACTCGCTGGGCGGCCTGCTCGCGCTGGAACTGGGCCGCGAGAAACTCGTACGGTCCGTCACCGCCCTGTCCCCCGCCGGGTTCTGGACGGAGGCCGAGCGGCGGTACGCCTTCGCGACACTGCTCACGATGCGGGGGATCGCCCAGCGGCTGCCGGTGCCCCTGGTGGAGCGGCTCAGCCGCACCGCGGCGGGCCGCACGGCGCTGATGAGCACGATCTACGCCCGCCCCGCCCGCCGGGACCCCGCGGCCGTGGTGGCCGAGACCCGGGCGTTGGTGGAGGCGACGGGCTTCACGGCGACCCTGCGGTCCGGCAACACGGTCCGCTTCACCGACCCGCTGCCCGGGGTGCCGGTCACGGTCGCCTGGGGCAGCAGGGACCGCCTCCTGCTGCGCCGCCAGGGCGTCCGCGCCAAGCGGACCATCCCGCACGCCCGCCTGATCCGCCTGCCCGGCTGCGGACACTGCCCGATGAGCGACGATCCGGCCCTGGTGGCGCGGGTGATCCTCGACGGCAGCCGGGAGGACGCACCGAGGGCGGACTAG
- a CDS encoding response regulator transcription factor, whose protein sequence is MPVTVLLVDDEPLVRAGLRAVLGAQPDIEVVGEAADGAAVIPMVRRLLPDVVAMDVRMPLLDGIEATRAVLRTVPDPPKILVVTTFEDDAYVYEALRAGADGFLLKRARPAEIVHAVRLVAEGESLLFPASVRRLAARYGDGAGRPVRAALERARLTEREAEVLRLMARGLSNAEIAAALVVGAQTVKSHVSAVLAKLGARDRTQAVIAAYESGFVEPR, encoded by the coding sequence ATGCCGGTCACCGTACTCCTCGTCGACGACGAACCGCTGGTCCGCGCGGGGCTGCGGGCCGTGCTCGGGGCGCAGCCCGACATCGAGGTGGTGGGCGAGGCGGCCGACGGCGCGGCGGTGATCCCGATGGTGCGGCGGCTGCTGCCGGATGTCGTCGCCATGGATGTGCGGATGCCGCTGCTGGACGGCATCGAGGCCACTCGCGCGGTGCTGCGCACGGTCCCCGACCCGCCGAAGATCCTCGTGGTGACCACCTTCGAGGACGACGCGTACGTGTACGAGGCGCTGCGCGCGGGCGCCGACGGGTTTCTGCTGAAGCGGGCCCGGCCCGCCGAGATCGTGCACGCGGTACGGCTGGTCGCCGAGGGCGAGTCGCTGCTCTTTCCGGCCTCGGTACGCCGGCTCGCCGCACGGTACGGCGACGGCGCCGGGCGGCCCGTGCGGGCCGCTCTGGAGCGGGCGCGGCTGACCGAGCGGGAGGCGGAGGTGCTGCGGCTGATGGCGCGCGGGCTGTCCAACGCGGAGATCGCCGCCGCTCTCGTGGTGGGCGCACAGACGGTCAAGTCGCATGTGAGCGCCGTACTGGCCAAGCTCGGCGCGCGCGACCGGACGCAGGCGGTGATCGCGGCGTACGAGTCGGGGTTCGTGGAGCCGCGCTGA
- a CDS encoding alpha/beta fold hydrolase, with the protein MSRIQPTAPAPAYEELRVPVHGGELAVLRWPAADPGAPVVLALHGITANGLSWARVAHHLAGRVTLLAPDLRGRARSAGLPGPYGIAAHADDMAAVAARLAPGPVVLTGHSMGAFTAALTAVRHPALPSALLLVDGGVAFPVPTGLEPDELIAAVLGPALARLSMTFEDRDAYRAFWRRHPGFAAAWSPWVDAYIQRDLVGTEPELRSSCALDAVRVDGIDQLGGEVAGAIHRLPLPARLLWAERGLMDEPQGLYDEDRLAAAQLDPERIRTRRVPGTNHYTILVGDAGARLVADRLLAEAGVAAP; encoded by the coding sequence ATGAGCCGTATCCAGCCCACGGCACCGGCACCGGCGTACGAGGAACTGCGTGTCCCTGTGCACGGCGGCGAGCTGGCCGTCCTGCGCTGGCCCGCCGCCGACCCCGGCGCCCCCGTGGTGCTGGCCCTGCACGGCATCACCGCCAACGGCCTGTCCTGGGCCCGGGTCGCCCACCATCTGGCAGGCCGCGTCACCCTGCTCGCCCCCGACCTGCGCGGCCGGGCCCGCAGCGCCGGTCTGCCCGGTCCGTACGGCATCGCCGCGCACGCCGACGACATGGCCGCCGTGGCCGCGCGGCTGGCCCCCGGCCCCGTGGTCCTCACCGGCCACTCCATGGGCGCCTTCACCGCCGCGCTGACCGCCGTACGCCACCCCGCTCTGCCCTCCGCCCTGCTGCTCGTCGACGGCGGCGTGGCCTTCCCCGTGCCGACCGGACTGGAGCCCGACGAGCTGATCGCCGCCGTACTCGGCCCGGCCCTGGCCCGTCTGTCCATGACCTTCGAGGACCGGGACGCCTACCGGGCCTTCTGGCGGCGGCACCCGGGCTTCGCCGCCGCCTGGTCGCCCTGGGTGGACGCCTACATCCAGCGCGATCTCGTCGGCACGGAACCCGAGTTGCGCTCCTCCTGCGCGCTCGATGCGGTCCGCGTCGACGGCATCGACCAGCTCGGCGGCGAGGTGGCCGGGGCGATCCACCGGCTGCCGCTGCCCGCCCGACTGCTCTGGGCGGAACGCGGCCTGATGGACGAACCGCAGGGCCTGTACGACGAGGACCGCCTCGCCGCCGCGCAGCTCGACCCCGAGCGGATCCGCACCCGCCGCGTCCCCGGCACCAACCACTACACGATCCTCGTCGGCGACGCCGGCGCCCGCCTCGTGGCGGACCGGCTGCTGGCCGAGGCGGGCGTCGCGGCACCGTAG
- a CDS encoding ferredoxin, with protein sequence MRLVVDLNKCQGYAQCAFLAPDVFAMHGEESLVYDPQPDHEQRERLARAVAACPVQAITADGVDGHGALRGPEAPDGR encoded by the coding sequence ATGAGGCTCGTCGTCGATCTCAACAAGTGTCAGGGGTACGCGCAGTGCGCGTTCCTCGCGCCGGACGTCTTCGCCATGCACGGCGAGGAGTCGCTGGTCTACGACCCGCAGCCGGACCACGAGCAGCGCGAGCGGCTGGCGCGGGCCGTGGCCGCCTGCCCGGTGCAGGCGATCACTGCCGACGGGGTGGACGGCCACGGGGCTCTCCGGGGCCCGGAGGCCCCCGATGGCCGCTGA
- a CDS encoding ROK family transcriptional regulator, producing the protein MGQLTGGDPSLLRRINSAVVLHALRATDCATLTEIARVTGLSRPTVEGVVEGLIEAGLVVERAADEGIARRQGRPARRYRFRAEAGHLLGLEIGPHRVAALLSDLDGRVLGRQAKEVTEKAPADERLDRLRGTVAELLRRCGVPRDSLRAVGVGTPGIVAADGTVRLSTALPQWTGLNLGERLSRSFKCPVLVENDANAAAVAEHWKGAADETDDVVFVLAGLSPGAGALIGGRLHRGFGGAAGEIGALHLLGREVTPETLLSTTDEPLHPLDEQAVAQVFALAREGDLRARAAVERFIQRLVHDVAALVLALDPELVVVGGWAAGLDGVLEPLRRELARYCLRPPRVALSALGEAAVATGALRLALDHVEEQLFAVDGTVTARR; encoded by the coding sequence GTGGGCCAGCTGACCGGCGGCGATCCCTCGCTGCTGCGAAGGATCAATTCCGCGGTGGTGCTGCACGCGCTGCGGGCCACGGACTGTGCGACGCTCACCGAGATCGCCCGGGTCACCGGGCTGTCCCGGCCCACGGTCGAGGGCGTGGTGGAGGGCCTGATCGAGGCGGGGCTCGTGGTGGAGCGGGCCGCCGACGAGGGGATCGCGCGTCGCCAGGGGCGCCCGGCCCGCCGGTACCGGTTCCGGGCCGAGGCGGGGCATCTGCTGGGTCTGGAGATCGGCCCGCACCGGGTGGCGGCGCTGCTCTCCGACCTGGACGGGCGGGTGCTGGGCCGGCAGGCCAAGGAGGTCACGGAGAAGGCGCCGGCGGACGAGCGTCTGGACCGGCTGCGGGGCACGGTCGCCGAGCTGCTGCGGCGCTGCGGGGTGCCCCGGGACTCGCTGCGCGCGGTGGGCGTGGGCACGCCCGGCATCGTGGCGGCCGATGGCACGGTCCGGCTGAGCACGGCGCTGCCGCAGTGGACGGGGCTGAACCTCGGTGAGCGGCTGAGCCGTTCCTTCAAGTGTCCGGTGCTGGTGGAGAACGACGCCAACGCGGCGGCGGTCGCCGAGCACTGGAAGGGCGCGGCGGACGAGACCGACGACGTGGTGTTCGTGCTGGCCGGGCTGAGTCCCGGGGCGGGCGCGCTGATCGGCGGCCGGCTGCACCGGGGCTTCGGCGGGGCGGCCGGGGAGATCGGGGCGCTGCATCTGCTGGGCCGTGAGGTCACCCCGGAGACGCTGCTGTCCACCACCGACGAGCCGTTGCACCCGCTGGACGAGCAGGCGGTGGCCCAGGTGTTCGCGCTGGCCCGGGAGGGCGATCTGCGGGCGCGGGCGGCCGTGGAGCGGTTCATCCAGCGGCTGGTGCACGATGTGGCCGCGCTGGTGCTGGCCCTCGATCCCGAGCTGGTCGTGGTCGGCGGCTGGGCCGCCGGACTGGACGGTGTCCTGGAACCGCTGCGCCGCGAACTGGCCCGCTACTGCCTGCGGCCGCCCCGGGTGGCGCTGTCCGCGCTGGGCGAGGCGGCCGTGGCCACCGGGGCGCTGCGGCTGGCCCTGGACCATGTGGAGGAGCAGTTGTTCGCGGTGGACGGCACGGTGACGGCGCGCCGCTGA
- a CDS encoding DUF885 domain-containing protein, which yields MSEINTPLPRQVADAYVDDLIALDPVTGTYLGVRESSRTLPDYSPAGQEALAELSRATLARLAEAERGPGADSDAERRCARLLRERLTAELAVHDAQEHLRAVGNMHTPGHAVREVFTVMPAETEEDWAAIAERMRAVPGAIAGYRESLQLGLDRGLFAAPRPTGTFVGQLGEWIDTDGKGRGWFEEFAAAGPDALRAELDTAAGTATAALAGLRDWLRDVYAPAIEGAPDVVGRERYARLARYFNGTDLDLDEAYAYGWSEFHRIHGEMRREAEQILPGAETPWAALAHLDAHGRHIAVDEVRDWLQGLMDRAIADLDGTHFELAERVRRVESRIAPPGGAAAPYYTSPSEDFSRPGRTWLPTMGQDSFPVYDLVSTWYHEGVPGHHLQLAQWTHVAENLSRYQASVGIVSANAEGWALYAERLMDELGYLTDAEERLGYLDAQMMRAVRVIVDIGMHLELEIPADSPFHPGERWTPDLAQEFCRAHSSRPADYVESELTRYLTIPGQAIGYKLGERAWLLGRERAQRRHGASFDLKSWHMAALSQGSLGLDDLVDELAAL from the coding sequence ATGTCTGAGATCAACACCCCGCTGCCCCGCCAGGTCGCCGACGCGTACGTCGACGACCTGATCGCCCTTGACCCGGTGACCGGCACCTACCTCGGTGTGCGGGAGAGTTCGCGCACGCTGCCCGACTACTCGCCCGCGGGCCAGGAGGCGCTCGCGGAGCTGTCCCGGGCCACCCTCGCCCGACTGGCCGAGGCGGAGCGCGGGCCAGGCGCCGACAGCGACGCGGAGCGGCGCTGCGCACGGCTGCTGCGGGAGCGGCTGACCGCGGAACTCGCCGTGCACGACGCGCAGGAGCACCTGCGCGCCGTCGGCAACATGCACACGCCCGGCCACGCGGTGCGCGAGGTCTTCACCGTGATGCCGGCGGAGACCGAGGAGGACTGGGCGGCGATCGCGGAGCGGATGCGCGCCGTGCCGGGCGCGATCGCCGGCTACCGCGAGTCGCTCCAGCTGGGCCTGGACCGCGGGCTGTTCGCGGCGCCGCGGCCGACCGGGACCTTCGTCGGGCAGCTCGGCGAGTGGATCGACACGGACGGCAAGGGCCGCGGCTGGTTCGAGGAGTTCGCCGCCGCCGGGCCCGACGCGCTGCGCGCCGAGCTGGACACGGCGGCCGGCACCGCCACCGCCGCCCTGGCCGGGCTGCGCGACTGGCTGCGGGACGTGTACGCGCCGGCCATCGAGGGCGCCCCGGACGTGGTGGGCCGGGAGCGGTACGCGCGTCTCGCGCGCTACTTCAACGGCACCGACCTGGACCTGGACGAGGCGTACGCGTACGGCTGGTCCGAGTTCCACCGCATCCACGGCGAGATGAGGCGTGAGGCGGAGCAGATCCTGCCCGGCGCCGAGACCCCGTGGGCGGCGCTGGCGCACCTGGACGCGCACGGCCGGCACATCGCTGTGGACGAGGTCCGCGACTGGCTCCAGGGCCTGATGGACCGGGCGATCGCCGATCTGGACGGCACCCACTTCGAACTCGCCGAGCGGGTGCGGCGGGTGGAGTCGCGCATCGCCCCGCCCGGCGGCGCGGCGGCGCCGTACTACACCAGCCCCTCGGAGGACTTCTCCCGGCCCGGCCGCACCTGGCTGCCCACCATGGGCCAAGACAGTTTCCCGGTCTACGACCTGGTGTCGACCTGGTACCACGAGGGCGTGCCCGGCCATCACCTCCAGCTCGCGCAGTGGACGCACGTGGCCGAGAACCTCTCCCGCTACCAGGCGTCGGTGGGCATCGTCAGCGCCAACGCCGAGGGCTGGGCGCTGTACGCGGAGCGGCTGATGGACGAGCTGGGCTACCTCACCGACGCGGAGGAGCGCCTCGGCTACCTGGACGCGCAGATGATGCGGGCGGTCCGGGTGATCGTGGACATCGGCATGCACCTGGAGCTGGAGATCCCGGCGGACTCGCCGTTCCACCCGGGCGAGCGCTGGACGCCCGACCTGGCGCAGGAGTTCTGCCGGGCGCACAGCAGCCGCCCCGCGGACTACGTGGAGAGCGAGCTGACCCGCTACCTGACCATCCCCGGCCAGGCCATCGGCTACAAGCTCGGCGAGCGGGCCTGGCTGCTGGGCCGGGAGCGGGCCCAGCGGCGGCACGGTGCCTCGTTCGACCTGAAGTCCTGGCACATGGCGGCCCTCTCCCAGGGCTCGCTCGGCCTGGACGACCTGGTGGACGAGCTCGCCGCCCTCTGA
- a CDS encoding RNA polymerase sigma-70 factor codes for MTADPATDVFEEHRTLLTGVAYRMLGRVADAEDVVQDAWLRWSRADRAEVREPRAYLVRITTRLAIDRLRQAQSRAESYVGPWLPEPYVTEYGDTAPDAADRAVLADTVSLAVLVVLESLSPLERAVFVLREAFGFPFAEIAALLDRGEPAVRQLAGRARRHVEERRPRYDVDPGRRRELTERFLRAASGGDLDGLMAVLAPDVRLVSDGGGKVKAALRIMRSADKVARFLAAVAPAVGSDAVLRLLEVNGGPAVLVLSGGKPDSLFQLDATEGRVTSVYIQRNPEKLRHLAAH; via the coding sequence ATGACCGCCGACCCCGCGACCGACGTCTTCGAGGAGCACCGGACCCTGCTCACCGGCGTCGCCTACCGCATGCTCGGCCGCGTCGCCGACGCCGAGGACGTGGTCCAGGACGCCTGGCTGCGCTGGTCCCGCGCCGACCGCGCGGAGGTCCGCGAACCCCGCGCCTATCTGGTGCGGATCACCACCCGACTGGCCATCGACCGGCTGCGCCAGGCACAGTCGCGCGCCGAGTCGTACGTCGGACCGTGGCTGCCGGAGCCGTACGTCACCGAGTACGGCGACACCGCCCCCGACGCCGCCGACCGCGCCGTCCTCGCCGACACCGTCTCCCTGGCCGTCCTGGTCGTCCTGGAATCGCTGTCGCCCCTGGAGCGCGCCGTGTTCGTGCTGCGGGAGGCGTTCGGCTTCCCGTTCGCCGAGATCGCCGCCCTGCTCGACCGCGGCGAACCGGCGGTACGGCAGCTCGCCGGACGGGCCCGCCGGCATGTGGAGGAGCGTCGGCCGCGCTACGACGTCGACCCCGGCCGGCGCCGCGAACTGACGGAGCGTTTCCTGCGCGCCGCGTCCGGGGGCGATCTGGACGGGCTGATGGCGGTGCTCGCCCCGGACGTGCGGCTGGTCTCCGACGGTGGCGGCAAGGTCAAGGCGGCCCTGCGGATCATGCGCAGCGCCGACAAGGTGGCCCGCTTCCTGGCCGCCGTCGCCCCCGCCGTGGGGTCCGACGCCGTGCTGCGGCTGCTGGAGGTCAACGGCGGCCCGGCCGTTCTGGTCCTGTCCGGCGGCAAACCCGACAGCCTCTTCCAACTGGACGCCACGGAGGGCCGCGTGACCTCGGTCTACATCCAGCGCAACCCCGAAAAGCTGCGCCACCTGGCCGCCCACTGA